One segment of Cydia splendana chromosome 22, ilCydSple1.2, whole genome shotgun sequence DNA contains the following:
- the LOC134801596 gene encoding carbonyl reductase [NADPH] 1-like has product MVTKVAVVTGANKGIGFAIVRGFCKRFDGVVYLTSRDETRGENAVIQLGKEGLHPKYHQLDITSVKSVEKFRDYIKKEYGGIDILVNNAAIAFKNHAIEPVTVQAEQTLFVNYFSLLSTCEILFPILRNGARVVNISSSCGHLTQIPSVALRNRFKDPNLTIEQLGELMQEYIEAARKGTQLAEWGNSSYVVSKVGVTALTKIQQRMYNDRDIKVNAVHPGYVDTDMSSHKGPLTIDEGASAPLFLALEAGDSVRGQYVWYNSKIVSWDGEKPEG; this is encoded by the exons ATGGTTACCAAAGTTGCTGTAGTGACCGGAGCAAATAAAGGAATAGGTTTTGCGATTGTCCGAGGCTTCTGTAAGAGATTCGATGGCGTCGTTTACCTTACATCCCGCGACGAAACTCGAGGTGAAAACGCTGTGATCCAACTTGGCAAAGAGGGTTTACACCCAAAATATCACCAATTAGATATAACAAGCGTGAAAAGCGTTGAAAAGTTTCGCGATTATATAAAGAAAGAGTACGGCGGCATCGATATTTTGGTAAACAACGCGGCAATTGCGTTTAAAAACCACGCGATAGAGCCGGTAACAGTGCAAGCCGAACAGACTTTGTTCGTGAATTATTTCAGTCTGCTGTCTACTTGCGAGATTTTATTCCCTATACTGCGCAATGGGGCTAGAGTGGTCAATATCTCAAGCTCATGCGGCCATTTGACTCAAATACCAAGTGTGGCTTTGAGGAACAGATTTAAAGACCCTAATTTGACCATTGAGCAGTTGGGAGAGTTGATGCAGGAGTATATAGAGGCGGCTAGGAAGGGGACTCAGCTGGCGGAATGGGGCAACTCGTCATATGTGGTGTCTAAGGTTGGAGTAACAGCGCTGACCAAGATACAGCAACGAATGTACAATGATAGAG ATATAAAGGTGAACGCCGTGCACCCCGGCTACGTGGACACTGACATGTCATCTCATAAA ggCCCGCTGACCATCGACGAGGGCGCCTCAGCCCCGCTGTTCCTAGCCCTAGAGGCCGGGGACTCCGTCAGGGGACAGTATGTGTGGTATAACAGCAAGATTGTCTCCTGGGACGGGGAGAAACCGGAAGGTTAA
- the LOC134801595 gene encoding piggyBac transposable element-derived protein 4-like — MTAIMDDDKFTDELLRMMDAESHFEMDELSESDSMFGCESSEDEQDNDNDPADGEEVSESLSKRNSDFKWTSDRFEPNVVPFNETPFETDPILMFQETREIDYFLHYFDPDIMLQIVQSINQTYREYIDDQESSSHLKKWNDLTVPEFYIFLTLCMLMTRNKRTRLDEHWSTDHLLYSPIFGTLMNRTRFSTLLYLLRKPTMSTDVNIIDILIHHARAKFKTVVTCPSKNLSVNETIVPFKGVMTRHDMKKTGIKLFMLRDLKTNIIHDFTLYFGGEKTDQFIMNGLRATETVIASLLKDYYNTYRHLYVDERYTSPRLFKYLYENGIYSCGKTTQKKAGMPNFIKNLKQYEVSVGYCPPLTAIQWHSHRHYTYILTTVHNDGMLPLKKRDKTTGNFINKPKASIDFSKIMNMNFADNSEFMMSTHRSLCPLHWHKKLLFHVVDMHSLNAFNCWRMTKDPYNRTSYATFQLRLIRQLIETYNSSTISIDRPVKRNINNSVNTLPAAAAQHMPTKADKYQRCKVCSKQKKRRDTKLMCAICQVYLCACPCFQIFHQGSTAETEALS, encoded by the exons ATGACGGCCATAATGGATGACGACAAGTTTACGGATGAATTGTTAAGAATGATGGACGCGGAGTCACATTTTGAGATGGATGAACTGTCGGAATCAGATTCTATGTTTGGTTGTGAG AGCTCCGAAGATGAACAAGACAACGACAACGATCCAGCCGACGGCGAAGAAGTCTCCGAGTCCCTCTCCAAGAGAAACTCCGACTTCAAGTGGACCTCCGACAGGTTCGAACCCAACGTCGTCCCTTTCAATGAGACCCCCTTCGAGACCGACCCAATACTCATGTTCCAAGAAACAAGAGAAATAGACTACTTCCTACACTACTTTGACCCGGACATCATGCTTCAAATCGTCCAAAGCATCAACCAAACTTACAGGGAATATATCGATGACCAGGAATCCAGCTCGCATTTGAAGAAATGGAACGATTTGACAGTACCAGAATTCTATATATTCCTGACTTTGTGTATGCTGATGACGCGGAATAAAAGAACTAGGCTGGATGAACATTGGTCGACGGATCATCTCTTGTACTCTCCGATATTTGGTACGCTGATGAACCGCACGAGATTCTCAACATTGCTCTATCTGCTACGAAAACCCACCATGTCTACAGACGTCAACATCATTGATATCTTAATACATCATGCTAGAGCCAAATTCAAAACAGTCGTCACATGTCCGTCTAAGAATCTATCTGTAAACGAAACTATTGTACCTTTCAAAGGGGTTATGACTCGCCATGACATGAAGAAGACAGGCATAAAACTCTTCATGCTTAGAGACTTGAAAACGAATATAATACATGACTTTACGCTTTATTTCGGTGGAGAGAAAACAGATCAATTTATAATGAATGGATTGAGGGCAACAGAAACGGTGATCGCGAGTTTGTTGAAGGATTATTACAATACTTATAGACACTTGTATGTTGATGAGCGATATACAAGTCCAAGGCTATTCAAATATCTGTACGAGAATGGTATTTACTCTTGCGGAAAGACAACTCAGAAAAAAGCAGGGATGCCCAATTTCATAAAGAACTTGAAACAGTACGAAGTCTCCGTTGGCTACTGCCCTCCGCTAACCGCCATCCAATGGCATAGTCACAGACATTACACATACATCTTAACCACCGTCCATAACGATGGAATGCTCCCATTAAAGAAGAGAGACAAAACGACAGGAAACTTCATAAACAAACCAAAAGCATCCATAGACTTTTCAAAGATCATGAACATGAATTTTGCCGATAACTCCGAATTCATGATGTCGACGCACCGGAGTCTATGCCCATTGCACTGGCATAAAAAACTCTTGTTCCACGTCGTGGACATGCATTCGTTGAATGCTTTTAACTGCTGGAGAATGACTAAAGATCCGTATAACAggacgtcctacgctacgttccAACTGCGACTTATAAGACAGCTGATTGAAACGTATAACAGCAGTACTATAAGCATAGATCGGCCAGTGAAGAGGAACATTAATAACTCTGTCAACACTTTGCCTGCAGCGGCAGCGCAGCATATGCCGACCAAAGCAGATAAATACCAACGCTGTAAGGTCTGCTCGAAACAGAAGAAACGCAGGGATACTAAGTTAATGTGCGCAATATGCCAAGTATATCTATGTGCTTGCCCGTGCTTTCAAATATTCCATCAGGGCTCTACAGCGGAGACAGAAGCATTGTCGTAA